One Polynucleobacter sp. MG-5-Ahmo-C2 genomic window carries:
- the galU gene encoding UTP--glucose-1-phosphate uridylyltransferase GalU gives MPLATKSVTKAVFPVAGLGTRFLPATKASPKEMLNVVDKPLIQYAVEEAIAAGITEMIFVTGRSKRAIEDHFDKAYELEAELEAKNKTALLEIVRSVKPSHVDCVYVRQPEALGLGHAVLCAEKLVRDEPFAIILADDLLDGQPPVLKQMLKVFDEQNGSVIAVEKIDPAKSGSYGIVSGDEVTKGIYRLNGIVEKPQPKDAPSNLAVVGRYVLSSDIFSHIRNLKPGAGGEIQLTDAIASLLKQEPVFAYEYDGVRYDCGSKLGYLKASVEFALRHPEVATDFAAYLKSRSLT, from the coding sequence ATGCCATTAGCCACTAAATCCGTTACTAAAGCCGTCTTTCCAGTAGCCGGCTTAGGAACGCGTTTTTTACCTGCCACTAAAGCAAGTCCAAAAGAAATGCTCAATGTAGTGGATAAACCACTGATTCAGTATGCGGTCGAAGAAGCTATTGCAGCGGGTATTACTGAAATGATTTTCGTTACCGGTCGTAGCAAACGCGCAATTGAAGATCACTTCGATAAAGCCTATGAACTTGAGGCTGAACTTGAGGCCAAAAATAAAACTGCCCTATTAGAAATCGTTCGCAGTGTTAAACCAAGTCACGTAGATTGCGTCTATGTGCGCCAGCCTGAAGCGCTCGGTTTGGGACATGCCGTTTTATGCGCCGAGAAATTGGTTCGCGATGAGCCCTTTGCCATCATCTTGGCAGATGACTTATTGGATGGACAGCCGCCAGTGCTCAAGCAGATGCTTAAGGTATTTGATGAGCAAAATGGTTCTGTGATTGCAGTAGAAAAGATCGATCCCGCCAAGAGCGGTTCGTATGGCATCGTATCGGGTGACGAAGTCACCAAAGGGATCTATCGCTTAAATGGCATTGTTGAAAAGCCGCAACCAAAAGATGCTCCATCCAACCTAGCTGTTGTTGGGCGCTATGTTTTGTCTTCAGATATTTTCAGTCATATTCGCAATCTCAAGCCAGGTGCTGGTGGGGAGATTCAGTTAACGGATGCGATTGCTTCCTTGCTTAAGCAAGAGCCTGTCTTTGCATATGAATATGATGGGGTTCGTTATGACTGCGGTAGCAAGCTTGGCTACCTGAAGGCCTCAGTTGAATTTGCCTTACGCCACCCAGAAGTAGCAACTGATTTTGCGGCCTACTTAAAGAGTCGCTCTTTAACCTAA
- a CDS encoding sulfurtransferase TusA family protein produces MAFNAEVDAIGMNCPLPILRTKKALATMQSGEVLKVKATDAGAAHDFPAFAKQTGNELISSTTEGDVLVFFLKRR; encoded by the coding sequence ATGGCATTTAATGCAGAGGTAGATGCGATTGGCATGAACTGCCCTCTACCTATTTTGCGAACTAAGAAAGCTTTGGCCACGATGCAGTCAGGCGAAGTTCTGAAGGTGAAGGCAACCGATGCAGGCGCTGCTCATGATTTTCCTGCGTTTGCCAAGCAAACTGGTAATGAATTAATTTCCAGTACTACTGAAGGCGATGTCTTGGTTTTCTTCCTAAAAAGAAGATAA